The segment acctatatacccggtcggatagggttaatattaattaggggtttaacttattaggatctgggctctgataccatgttagattcgggtttattatgggcttccaactcaaaaccaattggcaattagtggattggccctaaccctttatatattacttaatgtcccattgattttccaatgtgggatacatatcccttaataaCCGAAAACGTCGGTTCGGCTGGTTCGGTTCGGGGCAAAGTCGCAGGGCTACTATGAACCATCCTCGTCTTTTTTGTTCCGACAAAACGTTATAGCTGATATAGCAAAACTTGCACTGTAACATTGGCACTATAATGTAAGTTCTACTGTGATCAGCAGTTGAAGATAATTTTACAATGTTCTGTTTCTGATGCATTGGCGGCTAAGTCAGAGAGTTTATATACATAAGCAATattaggaagaaaaaaaattccacTTTCATTCAACCGGAAAATGCATTAAGAATCCAGAGTTATGATACCATTGAGAGAAGCTATATTGCTCAAGTATTATAATGCAATCATGTACACACATATCAAAGCCGTAATATGTGCAATCTGAGCCTCATTTAGAGTATGAGTTCTGTTGATTGAGGAATTGACTTAAATCTCAGTGCACCATTAAAAACATAGAGGATGTCTTTAGCTAGAAATCTCTCAGTAATGTCTCAATACGCTTGAGTTCCTTAGCTACTTGGATCATCTTTGGTCTGTCTTCGTCTCTCTTCTCGCAGCATCTCATTGCAAGTACGACACACGCTTCCACCTGCAACCGTTGACCATTTGTATTGTTTGTAAACATCGATGGATCAATCACTTCGTCTAGCTTCCCATTCTCGTATAAGCCTTTCACATAGCCAACAACACCTTTGTATTCCCCATCAGATCCGGTGATGAGAAGAGCTGGTCTCGCGGTGAGGAGAACCATCAAAAAGACCCCAAAGCTAAACACATCAGTATATTCCGTCACAAAGTTGGTTGCTATATATAATGGATCCAGGTACCCGACTGTCCCCATCACTCTCTCAGTTTCAATTCTTGTTTTTCCCTCAGGAATAGATATGGAAAACGATAAGTTTGACAGCTTTGCGTTCCATCTCTTATCCAAGAAGATTCTCACTGGCTTGACATCTCTGTGTATGATGATCTTGGGGAATGCCATGTGAAGATAAGTTAAGGCATTTGCAATCTCTTTTCCGATCTTTAAACGTATACTCCAAGGCAAGAAGACTTCCTCACCGTTGACCTTAGTAGCTCCTCGATGGTTCATGACTCCATTCTCTGCATACTCAAACACAAGAACAAGAAAAGGAAACTCGAGACAGCATCCTAACAACTTGAGGAAGCTGCTGTGGTTGCTCATCCGAGCAGACAAGACAATGTCATTGTAAATCTCTTTGGTTCCGTAGTCTGGAACTGTCTCGTCCGAGAATCTCTTGATCATGTAAGGTCTGTCTTCGATGATCCCTTTGTACCACCACATGTGGAACCCGGCGTTGGTTACAAAACAGCTTATGTCGAAGTTGTTGGTTGCTCGAATAATCTGGTCACCAGAAAAGCTTCTTATGGGAATGGACTTGCCGTTACAATCAGCGATGAGTTCTTTTAAGAAGACGCTTCCGTTGTGAAAGAACCAACCGTCCTtcatgtcttcttctttcttttcccaGGAGGACCAGTACCTCCGGGTCTGCTTCAACTTCTTCATCATCAATTCCATAGACATATACTCGTTTCTGAGCAACAGATTCTCAATAACAGACATTGACTTCTGAATTCATATCCAAGATTGAGTATTCTTTGGCGGTTTTGAAGACGGGGTCGCTTCGTTGACTTTGGAAAGCTTTGACTTGAGCTGTCCGCTCCGTTCATTTCAGCAGCAAAAGTTTGATAATTTCTCGAGAAAGTCCAAGATCTTGGGTTTTGGGCGCTTTAAGTATCTAACGAAGTCAAACGAGATTCAAACATATGTTTAGAGTTCCTCTGTCTCTACTATAGCTTCTACATAACTTCTATTACATTTTCTTGGACTATATGTAGCTAAGTAACCAATCTATACATGTTGAAGTAAAGAAAACTAACAATCTTGCATACAAGATATCGCGGAGAATCTTGAAAAACAAAACATCTATCGACATACACTAGTCGCTACTTTAATGATAATTAATACAAGGCTTGTTTACTTggcttttttttgaacacaaactTACTTTCATTCATACTCAATCTTCTTCACTACAATAGAAAGAGGGAATTAGGCATCCTCTTAAGCAATAAGCATAAActacaacatatatataagcTAAGCAAGATAGATCTTCAACTGAAGATGACAGCGAATTCAAGACGATGCTTGAATGCGTCGAAGGAACCTTCACGACAAAGTCTGACGACTGGAATATAGTCACATAAAGTGACGTTGAAGTCCAGACCTCATCTACAAAAACTACCGAGGTAGTTTCGTTTGCATCTTCAGGTCCCGTAGAGACCGCTCCACAAGATAACAAACCGATGAGAGAACTGAAACAGACGCTCGGAAACGAGTCCGATGAGACACCTCTATCCATAGGAAGAGGGCATGATGGTGAAACCTTCTCCTCAGAAGAGGTTGATTGAAATAGAACCGAGGTTGGTGACTTCACCAGTAAATTCATCCCAATGGAcagatatgaaaataaatagcaAGGAGAGATCCCACCGGGAATCTTTGAAACACTAACCCAAGCATGGAAAGCCACTGAGATTTGGATCGAATTTTCTTTTATGGGACTGGGCTTTGGCAGGCTGACTAGCTTCATCAAACAAATGGGCCAGGCCCAATCATTAAGAGACATCAGCTCAATAAACGTTGTCCGTACGAGCCAGGAAGCTTTGGATCTAAGATGTTCTTCGACGCCGAGAGAGAGGCCACCGGAAGAGCTTAGCCGGAGAGGAAAACTACCGCTGTCACGTAGACAACCCGGAGGAGAATAGAGCATCACTTTACAAGATGGAGAGATTGGAGTTTTACCGATTAGACTCGGATCTGGACTCGTGATACTGTAAGATCTGGCGCCGTTTAAATGAGGAGGAGCAGCACACGGTGGTTGGTGGGACTCGCGCCCCTCCGAGGACGAAGAGGTTGAGTTCATCAGTTTAGAACGATGCTCCATACGCAATTGAAAGGCTTGGACAAAGTCGCCAGAGAGAGGTACAACAGGATATAAACCCGAAGACCAGAGCTTTGCGGCGGCGAGAGAATCCTCTCGACTCATCGCTGGAGGAAGGACCAAACGAAGGGATAGGACCGCGGGTAGCAGCACGGCGAAGATTCGAAGCTCCTGTCTTCGTCGTAGCGTCTGTCGGGACCTCCTTCCTCCAAATAGCCAAAGAAATCGAACCGGTAACAAGCAGATAGCACAATGAAACATGAAGCAGAGAGTGACGGAGATAAGTAGACTCGACGTAGATGTCCAGCGCCGGCGAGAAAACGAGTCGCCGGCGCCAGAGGCCATGGATCTAGGTTGAACCTCGAAACTCGTGTCTGGGAGGTTAGGGCGAACTCTATTTGTGTTTGTTTATCAGAATCAATGTTTAATACTCGCTTGTTTACTTGGCTATTTATAATAGTCCATGCAAAAATGTAACAAAAGTTGTGTAGAGGGTATATCAGAACAGAGGATCTCTTAAAACTTGAGGTCTCAACCCGTTTGAGTTCTTTAGCTACCTGGATCATCTTCGGTCTGTCCTCATCCCTCTCCTCGCAGCATCTCAGTGCAAGTAAAAACACTAGCTTCCACCTCCGATCTCTGAGCACTTGAAATATCTTTCATCATCATAGGATCAGTTACTTCACTGAGCTTCCCAACCTCGTATAAGCCTTTCACATATTCAAGAATACCTACTGGATAGCCACCAGATACGCTAAAAGTAAACCGATCTACCAGTGAGAAGAACCATAAATAAGACTCCAAAGCAGTAGACATCAGTATACTCTGACACAACCAATGTTTCAAAGTATAATGGACCAATAGATACCCATATGTTCCCAGCACGTCTTCAGCTTCTATCTGTGATGTTCCTTCCTCGAGAGATATTGAGAAAGACATATCAGACAACTTTGCAGTCAAGTTCTTGTCCAAGAAAATGTGGTTTGGCTTAACATCTCTATATATGATGATCTTAGGGAAGGCCATGTGAAAACGTGTATCGACTTAGTGATCTCTGTATCCTTTTAGGCTCCTTGGCGACATCAATCATCTTTGGTCTCTCCTCCACACTCCTCTTGCAGCATCTGAACGTAAGATCAACAAACTTGTCCACCTGACACCTTTCAGCCTCCACAACATCTCTCACGCCAACCAGCTGGAATATGGTCTCAGTAAACTCGCCTTTCTCTTGTAACCCTCTTACATAATTACGTATATCGATGAAACGCACATCTGATCTAGGAGCCATGCCATGTCTCTTCCTATCAGAAGGACCATCATAAAGATTCCAAAGCTATAAACATCAGCAAACTATGTAACGATACTTGTATGGAGATAAGAAGGATCCAAAATTTTCACtcaaaaaaagataagaaataTCCTGGCCATACAATGACTTAATCTTCCATTTGAGATTTCCCCTCTGCGAGAGTTAGAGCAAGTGAGAAAACAGACAGCTTAACTGTCCAGTTCTCTTCCAAGAAAGCATGCATGGGAGTTATGTTTCTATGTACAATGATCCTAGATATACTCGGTGTGAAGATAAGTATTATAACTTATAAGTAACCGCAATGAAGATatgttgaatatatatatattgactgATTACTTGTTTTGGCCGCCAGGGGCCTTAGAGCATCTTTATCACTCTAAGAAAAGAGTTGCTTATGGTCTGGGGCCCCACCGAAAACACAAACATGGTCGCTTCCGCATGCAAAATAAGCATCCAGCTTTCTTTGTTGTTTGTACTGTTCGCAGACCTCACTAACACGACTTCACTAACACGTGACGGCCTGCGATTGGTGCActtttttattatgatttttttattcaaacaaaaaaaaaaaattaaagtaaccTTTTATGTTTGTtgggataatgatgctcttagatTACATACTGTTTGTGGGTACGAACCGAAAACTAAAGTACCGACCGTTGTAATAGTAAACagatttttaaggaaataaCAAAGACAAAGCAAGAGATAAGGATAGTAAAGATAAAGCCTGTGACAATCACGCAAGGACTGACTTCGCCGAGATAACACTTGTGGCATTGGAGATTGATTGGAAGACGACATTAGATAGAGTTTGATATGTCGTTGCTGTCAGTGGCGATGAGTTGCTGACTGCTCCCATTTTCCAGGATCTCAGAATCAAATGATCGATCCTTTTTCTATAAGCTTAAGCTCTTTTGCCACCAAGATCATCTTTGGCCTGTCTTCGACCCTCATCTGGCAGCATCTAAGTGCCAGGTCAAGAAACATTTCCATCTGACCAGGCCTCATGTCGTTGGAGTCACCCCCGAATTCAACAGGTTCCCCTCTCTCATGCAGATCCCTCACATATCCAATAAACTTCCGACCATCATCCGGACTTCCATCTGAAATTGGTGGTCTTCCCATGAGAAGAACCAACATAAAGATTCCAAAGCTGAAAACATCCGAGTATTCTGTCACAAAGCCGGTCATGGAGTAATCCGGATCTAGGTATCCGAAAGTTCCAACCACAATCACTTCAAGAATCCGCGATTTACCCTTAGGGAGTGTTACAGCATTCGATAAATCAGTGAGCTTAGCCGTCCCATTCTTATCCAAGAATACATTCTCTGCCTTGATATCCCTATGTATAATGGTTCTAGGGAAAGCCGTGTGAAGATAAGTTATAGCCGTCGCAACCTCTTTGGCAATCTTTAGACGTACATTCCACGGCAACAACGGCGCGTCTAAGCTGCCAATACTTCCTCTCTTATTCAAAACTCTATAGTCTAGGTCTTCAAAAACCACCACAGGAAAAGGATATTCCAGACAACAACCAATGAGTTTGAGGAAATCACTGTGATTACTTACCCGAGCTGACAAGACAATATCGTTGTAACCCATTTTTTCTTCTACATACAATTGCACTATATATCTCTTGATCACGTAAGGTCTGCCTTCGATGATGCCCTTGTACAAGGTGAAGTATATAGCCCTATCTTCATCGAGAAAACACTTGGGATCGAAGTGATTGGTTGCCTTGGAGATTTGATCGGAAGAGAACATTCGAATAGGGTTTGATATGCCGTTGCAGTCGGCTATGAGTTTATGAAGAAACATGCTCCCATTCTTGAGGAAGCACTTCCTCGCCTTGcccttctctttcttccttcTCCAGACTTCCATCGCCGAGTGATTATGCCTCAGATTGCAATCTCTGCAGATACCATTGACCCTTGCAGTTTCTTATTTTTCATGTAAAAGTCAACTCTCTCTTTTTGTCgtccattttatttttatttgattttaaaatgcCCACTAGGGCAATAAAAAGAAATGATTCTAAAACTCACTTCTCAccattactatatatttttgtcTAAACGAATATAATAAGAACAATTTAAAGATGATCCACTTGAAACTCATACTGTAGTATTAAACTAGTATTGACTCCATGCTACCCATGAGAATTTGTTTgcttaataataaatttaaattagatttttttaaaaaaattgcattgATCTTAATTAGTTGTTGAATATAGGTATTTAGAAGCTTTCCTGATTATTTCTTTGTGTCATGTTCTTTTAATACTTCTCATATCTTAACCTGCAATTTACTTATTTTGGCCGATAAGGGGCCTAAGAGCATGTTTAATGGGGAATTTTTAGGGTGGagttcttagcggaatataagaacccgtctcttaacttttaactaaaaaaagttaagaatCGGTTCTTAAATATAcaacaaaaaattatacaagATCTGATACATTAGCAAAGATCTGTCGTGACATAACCGTCTCCTCAATGGTGAGTGGTCACAACAACTTCCTCAAGTTGTTAGGATGCTGTCTTGAATTTGAATATCCGGTCTTAGTATGTGAGTATGCAGAACTTATACCTTACAATACTCCAAACTTGGTAATGTTAATCAAGATGGCCAAAGAGATTGCTGTTGCGCTTTCTTACCTTCACACAGCGTTTCCAAGGACTATGGTTCATATGGATATACAACCTTCTAACATTTTCTTGGATTCAAACGGAACAGCAAAGCTAAGTGGGTTTTGTCTATGTGTCTCAATCCCAGAAGGAGAGACGTTTGTTAAGGTCGATGCTGATAGAGTAGAAGGATTTTAGATTATTTAGAGTATAAGTGTGTGACGAGTGGTGTAGTCACTGAGAATACAGATGTTTTTAGTTTTGGAGTGTTGTTGCAAAATCTTTTGATAGGAAAGCGTGGAGTGGTTGATCGTTGCAGGGGTGATGAGAGACTGTTTGAATACGAGTACAGTGTGATGAACCTGAGGGTTTCAGAGAGGGTTTGCAAGTTTGTGGAAGAGGGAAGAATCTTTGAGATATTGGATCAAAAATTGTTGGTGAGTACGGGTGATGATGAAACAGGAGTAGAACAAGAGAGACGGCGAATGGAAGCAGTTATAATGCTTTCACTCAGATGCACTGGTCATAGAGGTGAATTAATAGATGATAAAAGaactagaagaaaaaaaaacacaaagagaAAATAGTTAGTGAATATCATTGCATTAACCTGCAGGAACCAGTCTTCAACTAAATAGTCATCAAGCTTGGAATAAAAGAAATAGCTTGATCCAGATACTTAGGTATGCAGACCATaggaataataaaatatgtttcagTATCTTCTACCAATAATAGAACTTCTTTGTCAAGCGATTGCCAAAGAATTAGCATTCGTGTTTTGTCGAAAATTGCGACCAGTGAGAGTGGAACACCAGAATATTCACCAAAAGTAGTATAGCTTAAATCTAGACTGTGAGTCTTCTCCCATACCTTGTCTGATTTTAGTGACCATATATCCTGAATGCCGTTGATTTTCATTGCTGATACGCAAAGACGATTATTCAGACTGCACATGATAATCCGATGTGGCCATACATAGTTAATCGGAATTTCCATTCTTTGAAAAACCTCTGCGTGAAGATCGAAACATATCATCTTTGTTTCTTTATTATCAAGCTGGGGAGTCAACCAATAAAGTGATCCATCTGAATAGACTGGATGAGATTTGAAATCATGATCACATATCCGGTGTCGAGACCCAATCACATATCTCCAAGTATTAGttgcaaaatcaaaaacctCGCATGTAGTTTGGCCATCTAGGTTCTCAAAAGAGTTATATAACCATACCATCTTGTAGTTGCTTGTAAGAGTGTCTTTTCCAAACCCTAGAAAAGCTCTTGCGGAGTTAcctacgaaaaaaaaaaaattaacgaatcaatatagaaaaaaaaacatatagacTATGTGAgcaaagtaaatataaaaactaGACTTTACAATTTAGGCTTTCTCTAAGCCaattaattttttgaattttagctAGAGGAAGAAATCGgcaccatctagtagctggatTGAAGACATACAACACTTTTTTAAAATCGTATATGCAAACAAGACCATCACAGCTTCCAGTAACTACAAGACTTCTTCCCCTGGGTTTGGGAATATAGTTAACATCTCTCAATGAACCAGAATGTGATCCCAAAGTACGTAAACAAGGATAAGGTTTTGATTCATGGACAAGTTCACCCCCTAGAAGGATATCCGGATTAGGTGACTTCACTCTGGCTAGATGTCTAGATGCAAAGTATCGAGATTTGATCGTTGAGTTCCATTGCTTAGAAACACGAGTGAATCTTATAATCGGTTTTATCTCAAGTCTCTGTAAAATATCTTCTACAAGAACATGTGGTAACCGTTCCACCACCTCTATtgcctctctctttctcttttctttcatcTATTAGACTCTAGGGTTTTCTTCTTACTTTGTAgctttatttataattaaaataaatgttcATATCGTATGCGTCAATTTAGGTATTATTGTTTCCTAAACCATATCGACTTTGCTTgctcattaaataaaaatatataacattttttatcGATTCCCATTCTTCGAATTGGGAATTTCACATATTTCTCATGTGTATTATGCTTACGTGTGCACTAGAGGAACGTTTCTTTTTATTGCTACTATGATCGGTCCGCCCTACGGgtgggatattagttaatttgatattcactaaatgctcgagttgaaatttgttttaagattcaagaatttggttatctgttatgtgttacttattagtatgcggtggtatagttgtttttcgattattcttgctttggtattgtatcaaattaactaattgtccaacttataattatagatgtacaaatgtggatttgtgataaagtttgatgacaatactgttttttttaattcttattcatagtggagtgtgcatgtgtcagaaagagatctatatcaacttttatgtttttgtgtatggattttaaatatatattattttgtataatgcatacttgctctacaacatttgcttgtagactaaaaaaattgttttctatatttttaaaagagaaaatatttagtctagaatataacatggaca is part of the Brassica rapa cultivar Chiifu-401-42 chromosome A09, CAAS_Brap_v3.01, whole genome shotgun sequence genome and harbors:
- the LOC117128208 gene encoding F-box protein At1g11270-like, giving the protein MKEKRKREAIEVVERLPHVLVEDILQRLEIKPIIRFTRVSKQWNSTIKSRYFASRHLARVKSPNPDILLGGELVHESKPYPCLRTLGSHSGSLRDVNYIPKPRGRSLVVTGSCDGLVCIYDFKKVLYVFNPATRWCRFLPLAKIQKINWLRESLNCNSARAFLGFGKDTLTSNYKMVWLYNSFENLDGQTTCEVFDFATNTWRYVIGSRHRICDHDFKSHPVYSDGSLYWLTPQLDNKETKMICFDLHAEVFQRMEIPINYVWPHRIIMCSLNNRLCVSAMKINGIQDIWSLKSDKVWEKTHSLDLSYTTFGEYSGVPLSLVAIFDKTRMLILWQSLDKEVLLLVEDTETYFIIPMVCIPKYLDQAISFIPSLMTI
- the LOC103841679 gene encoding non-functional pseudokinase ZED1-like, yielding MSVIENLLLRNEYMSMELMMKKLKQTRRYWSSWEKKEEDMKDGWFFHNGSVFLKELIADCNGKSIPIRSFSGDQIIRATNNFDISCFVTNAGFHMWWYKGIIEDRPYMIKRFSDETVPDYGTKEIYNDIVLSARMSNHSSFLKLLGCCLEFPFLVLVFEYAENGVMNHRGATKVNGEEVFLPWSIRLKIGKEIANALTYLHMAFPKIIIHRDVKPVRIFLDKRWNAKLSNLSFSISIPEGKTRIETERVMGTVGYLDPLYIATNFVTEYTDVFSFGVFLMVLLTARPALLITGSDGEYKGVVGYVKGLYENGKLDEVIDPSMFTNNTNGQRLQVEACVVLAMRCCEKRDEDRPKMIQVAKELKRIETLLRDF